The following proteins come from a genomic window of Parafrankia irregularis:
- a CDS encoding DUF6308 family protein, which produces MRLARGTREVFDAESLLEEYVGPRRRGLRYAYPYYDGLVTNGDPDLLCTGDLLSPCLLGVSVDVDRMHTLTALLPLLQRALDRLPPGIELIEADEVTLDLVAALYDPLDDPDVADRDVKGSLIAKVLHRKRPALVPLFDSKVRIFYQHEDCVPPSPRDGRSWRQYMQLLVRAMQHDLRENADEFRRLAGLVPPGGPPVTPLRILDIVVWMSSAV; this is translated from the coding sequence GTGAGGCTGGCGAGGGGCACCCGGGAGGTCTTCGATGCGGAGAGCCTGCTGGAGGAATACGTAGGCCCGCGCCGACGAGGTCTTCGGTACGCCTATCCGTACTACGACGGCCTCGTCACCAACGGCGACCCCGACCTCCTGTGTACCGGAGATCTGCTGTCGCCCTGCCTGCTCGGTGTGAGTGTCGACGTCGACCGTATGCACACCCTGACCGCGCTCCTGCCGCTGCTGCAGCGCGCGCTGGACCGGCTTCCGCCGGGCATCGAGCTGATCGAGGCGGACGAGGTCACGCTCGACCTGGTGGCCGCCCTCTACGACCCGCTCGACGATCCCGACGTCGCCGACCGGGACGTCAAGGGCTCGCTGATCGCGAAGGTGCTGCACCGCAAGCGGCCGGCCCTGGTTCCGCTGTTCGACTCGAAGGTCAGGATCTTCTACCAGCACGAGGACTGCGTGCCCCCGTCGCCGCGGGACGGGCGGTCCTGGCGGCAGTACATGCAACTGCTCGTCCGTGCCATGCAGCACGACCTTCGGGAGAACGCCGACGAGTTCCGCCGGCTCGCGGGCCTCGTGCCACCGGGTGGTCCGCCGGTGACGCCGCTGCGGATCCTCGACATCGTGGTCTGGATGAGCAGCGCCGTCTGA
- a CDS encoding ABC transporter ATP-binding protein, with translation MTAVLSYAVRGLTRRHGAGECAVLANDRIDLDVRPAEVFGVLGPNGAGKTTLVRQLMGLLRPDAGSITMFGHDIVNRPAAAARMAAYLGQDDLALADLPVGLAVETTARLRGLSRAAARRERDEVIEELSLGAVVSRPLGRLSGGQRRLACVAATLVGERPVLVLDEPTTGLDPSARRSVWAALERRRAERGTTVVLITHNVLEAETVLDRVAVLEAGRVIACDSPGRLKASVSDDVRLDLVWRHDPPVDDPTVARLAATARVTGRRWTTRLAQADARDALGQLTSGPAFAALDDFSLATPSLEDVYLTLGGTCRDLERT, from the coding sequence ATGACAGCCGTGCTGAGCTACGCCGTGCGTGGCCTCACCCGGCGGCACGGTGCCGGGGAGTGCGCCGTTCTCGCCAACGACCGTATCGATCTCGACGTTCGACCGGCCGAGGTCTTCGGCGTGCTCGGTCCCAACGGGGCCGGAAAGACCACACTTGTCCGCCAGCTGATGGGCCTGCTGCGGCCCGACGCTGGCTCCATCACCATGTTCGGTCACGACATCGTCAACCGGCCCGCGGCCGCCGCCCGGATGGCGGCCTACCTCGGCCAGGACGATCTCGCCCTGGCCGACCTGCCGGTCGGGCTGGCCGTGGAGACGACCGCGCGGCTTCGCGGCCTGTCCCGCGCCGCCGCGCGCCGCGAGCGTGACGAGGTCATCGAGGAGCTCTCGCTGGGCGCGGTGGTGAGCCGGCCACTCGGGCGGCTTTCCGGTGGTCAGCGCCGGCTGGCCTGCGTGGCGGCCACGCTGGTCGGTGAGCGCCCCGTGCTGGTGCTCGACGAGCCGACCACGGGCCTGGATCCCTCCGCGCGCCGGTCGGTGTGGGCGGCGCTCGAACGCCGGCGGGCCGAGCGTGGGACGACCGTCGTGCTGATCACGCACAACGTGCTGGAGGCCGAGACCGTCCTCGACCGGGTCGCCGTGCTGGAGGCCGGTCGCGTGATCGCCTGTGACTCACCCGGCCGGCTCAAGGCGTCGGTGTCGGACGACGTTCGGCTCGACCTCGTCTGGCGGCACGACCCACCGGTGGATGATCCGACGGTCGCCCGGCTCGCCGCCACGGCGCGGGTCACCGGCCGGCGCTGGACGACGCGGCTCGCGCAGGCCGACGCGCGGGACGCCCTGGGCCAGCTCACCTCCGGGCCGGCGTTCGCGGCCCTGGACGATTTCAGTCTCGCGACTCCGTCGTTGGAGGACGTGTATCTCACTCTCGGCGGTACCTGCCGTGATCTGGAGCGGACATGA
- a CDS encoding ABC transporter permease: protein MTLTTPHTAAGPGTPAPAGSAGSRKPAVAVPAGSPKLPVAEAAGATKLPAAPVAEAAAVADAAKAAVADAAVRPVADLGDCVADASPVPLPLGTAFPTALAAVYRGQLARARVARVPLLFVAAFQSLGIMILLRGIVDVGDDSAAASVVAGSTVLVVAFVALNLLAQRFGALRAAGALDYYLTLPISGAAVVLGTAASYATFAVPGTIVTVFVGSVLYGLPMTGLWLLLPVTVLAGASLAGIGAAIGLLAPKPELATVAGQLGMSVVLFLGVIPADRLPGIGRLARDLLPSSYAVDALAQAFAPSVDWAGVSADLGVCAAVAVAALLVAAHALRRVTRS from the coding sequence ATGACCTTGACGACGCCTCACACCGCGGCCGGCCCGGGGACACCCGCGCCGGCCGGCTCGGCTGGCTCGCGCAAGCCCGCGGTGGCGGTTCCGGCGGGCTCTCCGAAGCTTCCGGTGGCCGAGGCGGCTGGTGCGACGAAGCTCCCGGCGGCCCCGGTGGCCGAGGCCGCTGCCGTGGCTGACGCGGCGAAGGCCGCGGTGGCTGACGCGGCGGTGCGGCCCGTCGCGGACCTGGGCGACTGCGTGGCCGACGCGTCACCCGTGCCGCTCCCGCTGGGGACGGCCTTCCCGACCGCTCTCGCGGCCGTGTACCGGGGCCAGCTGGCCCGTGCGCGGGTGGCGCGGGTGCCGTTGCTGTTCGTCGCCGCGTTCCAGTCGCTGGGCATCATGATCCTGTTGCGGGGCATCGTCGACGTCGGCGACGACTCGGCGGCGGCCTCGGTCGTGGCCGGCTCGACGGTGCTCGTCGTGGCCTTCGTGGCGCTCAACCTGCTGGCGCAGCGGTTCGGCGCGCTTCGTGCCGCCGGGGCACTCGACTACTACCTGACACTGCCGATCTCCGGCGCCGCGGTCGTCCTCGGAACGGCCGCGTCCTACGCGACGTTCGCGGTACCGGGCACGATTGTGACGGTGTTCGTCGGCTCGGTACTGTATGGCCTGCCGATGACGGGTCTGTGGCTGTTGCTTCCGGTCACGGTTCTGGCCGGGGCGAGCCTGGCCGGTATCGGTGCGGCGATCGGGTTGCTCGCGCCGAAGCCGGAGCTCGCGACGGTCGCCGGTCAGCTCGGTATGAGCGTGGTGCTGTTCCTGGGTGTCATTCCCGCTGACAGGCTGCCGGGTATCGGGCGCCTGGCGCGTGACCTGCTCCCGAGCAGCTACGCGGTCGACGCGTTGGCCCAGGCGTTCGCGCCTTCGGTCGACTGGGCGGGAGTGTCGGCGGATCTCGGGGTCTGTGCCGCGGTCGCCGTGGCCGCGCTGCTGGTGGCCGCGCACGCCCTGCGGCGCGTCACCCGCTCCTGA